One genomic segment of Drosophila melanogaster chromosome 3R includes these proteins:
- the CG4360 gene encoding uncharacterized protein, isoform A — MHLNHATAATAAMANYQHYQLPASHGGGGGGGGGGGGGGGSNGGSGPGPNSGQQQPTTLASLQQSPFALHQLTAVQAIQHPTHQAMLHPQHPLVHLLDISTTTANSGGGGGGSHTPISPMKQEVQSVISEEEVVVDDPRKKKQCHVCKNKFRQLTTLRNHMKIHTDERPYKCKHCDKAFRQISTLTNHVKIHTGEKPFTCNICAKDFRQQSTLINHIKTHKAAESSTPTSLLNYQPQTGSGKHRKSQMHQAYQQQHQRVQISKTLYSGSYSSPAAEELVKPFQCSVCKRRFPQLSTLHNHERTHIDPKPYKCETCDKSFSQLATLANHKKIHTGDKPYTCSYCHMQFRQQSTLTNHLKTHTHQIAPGGVGGAGGGGGAVTATVDHSMPAPLAPGTQQLTSGLLPNNLHGSTANIIQLDHHPLLHFLDGSTTVSSVVATAAANTKVEHFQAGGSPSGRMTVVGTINMLKGDNPDRPFGCSVCQRFFSQQSTLVNHIKTHTGEKPYKCKICEVNFRQVATLNNHMKIHTGEKPYNCSFCPKQFRQKSTLQNHLRVHTC; from the exons ATGCATCTGAACCATGCGACAGCCGCCACGGCAGCCATGGCCAACTATCAGCACTACCAACTGCCAGCCTCCCatggcggtggcggcggaggaggaggtggcggtggcggtggaggAGGGAGTAATGGTGGATCTGGACCGGGTCCCAACTCGGGACAGCAGCAGCCCACCACACTGGCCAGCCTGCAACAGAGTCCCTTTGCGCTGCATCAACTCACCGCCGTGCAGGCCATCCAGCACCCTACCCACCAAGCCATGCTCCATCCACAGCACCCGCTGGTCCATTTGCTGGACATATCCACTACAACAGCGAACAGTGGCGGAGGAGGCGGGGGCAGCCACACGCCCATTTCTCCTATGAAACAGGAGGTGCAGAGCGTGATTagcgaggaggaggtggtggtggacGATCCGCGCAAGAAGAAACAGTGCCACGTGTGCAAGAACAAGTTCCGGCAGCTGACCACGTTACGCAACCACATGAAGATCCACACGGACGAGCGGCCCTACAAGTGCAAACACTGCGACAAGGCCTTCCGCCAGATCTCGACGCTAACCAACCACGTGAAAATCCACACCGGAGAAAAGCCGTTCACCTGCAACATCTGCGCCAAGGACTTTCGCCAGCAGAGCACCTTGATCAATCACATCAAGACGCACAAGG CGGCGGAGTCCAGCACGCCAACTTCCCTGTTGAACTATCAGCCGCAGACGGGCAGTGGCAAACACCGAAAGTCCCAGATGCACCAGgcctaccagcagcagcatcagcgcGTCCAAATCTCAAAGACCTTGTATTCCGGCAGCTACAGCTCGCCGGCGGCCGAGGAGCTGGTGAAGCCGTTCCAGTGTAGCGTTTGCAAGCGCCGCTTCCCGCAGCTGAGCACGCTGCACAACCACGAGCGGACCCACATCGATCCTAAGCCGTACAAGTGCGAAACGTGTGACAAGTCCTTTAGCCAGCTGGCGACGCTGGCCAACCACAAGAAGATCCACACGGGCGACAAGCCGTACACGTGTTCCTACTGCCACATGCAGTTCCGCCAGCAGAGCACCCTTACCAACCACCTCAAGACGCACACGCATCAGATAGCGCCTGGAGGCGTCGGTGGAGCAGGAGGCGGCGGAGGCGCCGTCACAGCCACAG TGGATCACTCAATGCCCGCTCCTCTGGCGCCCGGGACGCAGCAGCTGACCAGTGGCCTGTTGCCGAACAACCTGCACGGTAGCACGGCGAACATCATCCAGCTGGACCACCATCCGCTACTGCATTTCCTCGACGGCAGCACCACGGTCAGCTCGGTAGTGGCCACGGCGGCGGCCAACACCAAGGTGGAGCATTTCCAGGCGGGCGGCTCGCCGTCGGGCCGGATGACCGTAGTGGGCACCATCAACATGCTGAAGGGCGACAATCCGGACCGGCCGTTTGGCTGCAGCGTCTGCCAGCGGTTCTTCTCACAGCAGAGCACCTTGGTAAATCACATCAAGACGCACACCGGAGAGAAGCCCTACAAGTGCAAGATCTGTGAGGTCAACTTCCGGCAGGTGGCCACGCTGAACAACCACATGAAGATCCACACCGGTGAAAAGCCCTACAACTGTTCCTTTTGTCCTAAACAGTTCCGGCAAAAAAGCACACTGCAAAACCACCTGCGGGTGCACACCTGCTAG
- the Sirt2 gene encoding sirtuin 2, isoform C: MGDIEVKKEEQPTTPSNSSSSDDDEEAPDDTMDKVRRFFANTLHLGGSSDAKEEVKVEKVIPDLSFDGFAEHWRVHGFRKIVTMVGAGISTSAGIPDFRSPGSGLYSNLKKYELPHPTAIFDLDYFEKNPAPFFALAKELYPGSFIPTPAHYFIRLLNDKGLLQRHYTQNIDTLDRLTGLPEDKIIEAHGSFHTNHCIKCRKEYDMDWMKAEIFADRLPKCQKCQGVVKPDIVFFGENLPKRFYSSPEEDFQDCDLLIIMGTSLEVQPFASLVWRPGPRCIRLLINRDAVGQASCVLFMDPNTRSLLFDKPNNTRDVAFLGDCDAGVMALAKALGWDQELQQLITSERKKLSGSQNSEELQQGKEKPQSDPDKMTSGDRDKKDASL, encoded by the exons ATGGGCGACATCGAAGTAAAGAAGGAGGAACAACCGACGACGCCCTCCAATTCCTCGTCCAgtgacgacgacgaggaggccCCAG ACGACACAATGGATAAGGTTCGACGCTTCTTTGCAAACACTCTACATCTCGGCGGCTCCTCGGACGCAAAGGAGGAAGTTAAAGTAGAGAAG GTTATTCCAGATTTGAGTTTTGACGGCTTTGCCGAACATTGGCGTGTGCATGGTTTCCGCAAGATTGTGACCATGGTGGGAGCCGGCATATCTACAT CTGCTGGCATTCCGGATTTCAGATCCCCAGGTTCCGGGTTATACAGCAATCTGAAGAAGTACGAGCTGCCACATCCTACGGCCATATTCGATCTGGACTACTTCGAAAAGAATCCAGCGCCGTTTTTTGCACTGGCCAAGGAACTTTACCCTGGATCCTTCATTCCCACGCCGGCCCACTACTTTATCCGTTTGCTTAACGACAAGGGACTACTGCAGCGCCACTACACCCAGAACATAGACACGCTAGACCGGCTTACTGGCCTGCCCGAGGACAAGATCATTGAGGCCCATGGCAGCTTCCACACCAACCACTGCATTAAGTGCCGCAAGGAGTACGACATGGACTGGATGAAGGCGGAGATCTTCGCCGATCGTCTGCCCAAATGCCAAAAGTGCCAAGGCGTTGTTAAACCAGACATTGTTTTCTTTGGCGAAAACTTGCCAAAGAGATTTTACTCCAGTCCTGAAGAGGATTTCCAGGATTGCGATCTGCTGATCATCATGGGCACATCGTTGGAAGTGCAACCGTTTGCTTCACTGGTGTGGAGACCAGGACCACGTTGCATTCGCCTCTTGATCAATCGCGATGCAGTGGGTCAGGCCAGCTGTGTGCTCTTTATGGATCCCAACACGCGATCGCTACTCTTCGATAAGCCCAATAACACTAGGGATGTGGCCTTTCTGGGCGACTGTGATGCTGGCGTAATGGCTCTGGCCAAAGCCTTGGGCTGGGACCAAGAGCTGCAGCAGCTAATTACAAGTGAAAGGAAGAAACTGAGCGGCAGCCAGAATAGTGAGGAGCTGCAACAAGGCAAAGAGAAACCGCAATCGGACCCGGATAAGATGACTTCGGGCGATAGGGACAAGAAGGATGCTTCGCTTTAG
- the CG4360 gene encoding uncharacterized protein, isoform B: MHLNHATAATAAMANYQHYQLPASHGGGGGGGGGGGGGGGSNGGSGPGPNSGQQQPTTLASLQQSPFALHQLTAVQAIQHPTHQAMLHPQHPLVHLLDISTTTANSGGGGGGSHTPISPMKQEVQSVISEEEVVVDDPRKKKQCHVCKNKFRQLTTLRNHMKIHTDERPYKCKHCDKAFRQISTLTNHVKIHTGEKPFTCNICAKDFRQQSTLINHIKTHKAAESSTPTSLLNYQPQTGSGKHRKSQMHQAYQQQHQRVQISKTLYSGSYSSPAAEELVKPFQCSVCKRRFPQLSTLHNHERTHIDPKPYKCETCDKSFSQLATLANHKKIHTGDKPYTCSYCHMQFRQQSTLTNHLKTHTHQIAPGGVGGAGGGGGAVTATAFI, from the exons ATGCATCTGAACCATGCGACAGCCGCCACGGCAGCCATGGCCAACTATCAGCACTACCAACTGCCAGCCTCCCatggcggtggcggcggaggaggaggtggcggtggcggtggaggAGGGAGTAATGGTGGATCTGGACCGGGTCCCAACTCGGGACAGCAGCAGCCCACCACACTGGCCAGCCTGCAACAGAGTCCCTTTGCGCTGCATCAACTCACCGCCGTGCAGGCCATCCAGCACCCTACCCACCAAGCCATGCTCCATCCACAGCACCCGCTGGTCCATTTGCTGGACATATCCACTACAACAGCGAACAGTGGCGGAGGAGGCGGGGGCAGCCACACGCCCATTTCTCCTATGAAACAGGAGGTGCAGAGCGTGATTagcgaggaggaggtggtggtggacGATCCGCGCAAGAAGAAACAGTGCCACGTGTGCAAGAACAAGTTCCGGCAGCTGACCACGTTACGCAACCACATGAAGATCCACACGGACGAGCGGCCCTACAAGTGCAAACACTGCGACAAGGCCTTCCGCCAGATCTCGACGCTAACCAACCACGTGAAAATCCACACCGGAGAAAAGCCGTTCACCTGCAACATCTGCGCCAAGGACTTTCGCCAGCAGAGCACCTTGATCAATCACATCAAGACGCACAAGG CGGCGGAGTCCAGCACGCCAACTTCCCTGTTGAACTATCAGCCGCAGACGGGCAGTGGCAAACACCGAAAGTCCCAGATGCACCAGgcctaccagcagcagcatcagcgcGTCCAAATCTCAAAGACCTTGTATTCCGGCAGCTACAGCTCGCCGGCGGCCGAGGAGCTGGTGAAGCCGTTCCAGTGTAGCGTTTGCAAGCGCCGCTTCCCGCAGCTGAGCACGCTGCACAACCACGAGCGGACCCACATCGATCCTAAGCCGTACAAGTGCGAAACGTGTGACAAGTCCTTTAGCCAGCTGGCGACGCTGGCCAACCACAAGAAGATCCACACGGGCGACAAGCCGTACACGTGTTCCTACTGCCACATGCAGTTCCGCCAGCAGAGCACCCTTACCAACCACCTCAAGACGCACACGCATCAGATAGCGCCTGGAGGCGTCGGTGGAGCAGGAGGCGGCGGAGGCGCCGTCACAGCCACAG cttttatttaa